From the Anaeromyxobacter sp. genome, one window contains:
- a CDS encoding MFS transporter encodes MNQPSQPWWREPTRPQWISFLAAWSGWVLDGFDFTIFLLAMPAIAAEFGVTWVATAGSITLTLLFRLAGGVAAGWAADRWGRKLPLMISIVWFALCDGAVAFAPTFAWVLVFRTLFGFGMGAEWTSGATLAMENWPKRSRGIASGVLQGSWAIGYILAAVASAAIVPTYGWRALFLVAALPALLVLPIRIWVPESPDWQKERASRPVTSVADLTAPGVLGKIVWASVLWGASFGIYYGLTGLWPTLLTTQLGRAAADVSFLVILFNLGMMAGAITWGTLAARRGVVLALALPVVALLPVLPLYVGAAPGWLWAGALLAGATGAGISGVTPLLLTSLFAANVRARAVGIVYHVGALLAAGTPPLVAWLAAGQARPLGHAIAMVVAGSAVLTLAILFLRPRGTLDGTPGMAADPAPH; translated from the coding sequence GTGAACCAGCCGTCGCAGCCGTGGTGGCGGGAGCCGACCCGCCCGCAGTGGATCTCCTTCCTGGCGGCCTGGTCCGGCTGGGTGCTGGACGGCTTCGACTTCACCATCTTCCTCCTGGCCATGCCGGCCATCGCCGCCGAGTTCGGGGTCACCTGGGTGGCCACCGCCGGCAGCATCACGCTGACGCTCCTCTTCCGGCTGGCGGGCGGCGTGGCGGCCGGCTGGGCGGCCGACCGCTGGGGGCGGAAGCTGCCGCTCATGATCTCCATCGTCTGGTTCGCGCTCTGCGACGGGGCGGTGGCCTTCGCCCCGACCTTCGCCTGGGTGCTGGTCTTCCGCACCCTCTTCGGCTTCGGCATGGGGGCCGAGTGGACCAGCGGCGCCACCCTGGCCATGGAGAACTGGCCCAAGCGGAGCCGCGGCATCGCCTCGGGCGTGCTGCAGGGGAGCTGGGCCATCGGCTACATCCTGGCGGCGGTGGCCTCGGCGGCCATCGTGCCCACCTACGGGTGGCGCGCCCTCTTCCTGGTGGCGGCGCTGCCGGCGCTGCTGGTGCTGCCCATCCGCATCTGGGTGCCGGAGAGCCCCGACTGGCAGAAGGAGCGGGCCAGCCGGCCGGTCACCAGCGTGGCCGACCTGACCGCCCCGGGCGTGCTCGGCAAGATCGTCTGGGCCAGCGTGCTGTGGGGCGCCAGCTTCGGCATCTACTACGGCCTGACCGGCCTGTGGCCCACGCTGCTCACCACCCAGCTCGGCCGCGCCGCCGCCGACGTCTCCTTCCTGGTCATCCTCTTCAACCTGGGGATGATGGCCGGGGCCATCACCTGGGGCACGCTGGCGGCCCGCCGCGGGGTGGTGCTGGCGCTGGCGCTGCCGGTGGTGGCGCTCCTGCCGGTGCTGCCGCTCTACGTGGGGGCCGCGCCCGGCTGGCTGTGGGCCGGGGCGCTGCTGGCCGGGGCCACCGGCGCCGGCATCTCGGGCGTGACCCCGCTCCTGCTCACCTCGCTCTTCGCCGCCAACGTGCGGGCCCGGGCGGTGGGCATCGTCTACCACGTGGGGGCGCTGCTGGCCGCCGGCACGCCGCCCCTGGTGGCCTGGCTGGCCGCCGGCCAGGCCCGCCCCCTGGGCCACGCCATCGCCATGGTGGTGGCCGGCTCGGCGGTGCTCACGCTGGCCATCCTCTTCCTGCGGCCCAGGGGGACGCTCGACGGAACCCCGGGAATGGCCGCCGATCCGGCGCCCCACTGA
- a CDS encoding alpha/beta hydrolase yields the protein MTIRNGTTLTRAALPLLALAALASCTPRYSTRPPLDFADLPYAGPDGKAWPVATRQLPETARAFGMARPPTVAYVELNRGGPKGTVVFLHGLGSYLKFWWFQLEAFAADGWHVVALDLPGFGKSDKPASFPYTMEAMGEAARELTTALGATRVVLVGHSMGGQTALSWAIRHPAEVRALVLTAPAGFEAFTPREQAWFTSVMSTTLVKKTPEYGVWGTVAQANFQRWRPELAWLVEERVRLTTSPGFDAYAYAQVRSVQALARNDFVRQSLGQVQAPTLVVFGEEDRLIPNPFLHGGRTRDLMAAGAAAIPGAALAGLPGCGHSVQLDCPAEYAAAVGPFLAALPAP from the coding sequence ATGACGATCCGCAACGGCACGACCCTCACCCGCGCCGCCCTCCCGCTCCTCGCGCTGGCCGCCCTGGCGTCCTGCACCCCCCGCTACTCGACGCGCCCGCCGCTCGACTTCGCCGACCTGCCGTACGCCGGCCCGGACGGGAAGGCCTGGCCGGTGGCCACCCGCCAGCTGCCGGAGACCGCCCGCGCCTTCGGGATGGCCCGCCCGCCCACGGTGGCCTACGTGGAGCTGAACCGCGGCGGCCCGAAGGGCACGGTGGTCTTCCTGCACGGCCTGGGCAGCTACCTCAAGTTCTGGTGGTTCCAGCTCGAGGCCTTCGCCGCCGACGGCTGGCACGTGGTGGCGCTCGACCTGCCGGGCTTCGGCAAGTCGGACAAGCCGGCCTCCTTCCCGTACACCATGGAGGCCATGGGGGAGGCGGCTCGCGAGCTCACCACCGCCCTGGGCGCCACCCGGGTGGTGCTGGTGGGCCACTCCATGGGCGGCCAGACGGCGCTCTCCTGGGCCATCCGCCACCCCGCCGAGGTGCGCGCCCTGGTGCTGACCGCGCCGGCCGGCTTCGAGGCCTTCACCCCGCGCGAGCAGGCCTGGTTCACCTCGGTCATGTCCACCACCCTGGTGAAGAAGACCCCCGAGTACGGGGTGTGGGGCACGGTGGCCCAGGCCAACTTCCAGCGCTGGCGGCCGGAGCTCGCCTGGCTGGTCGAGGAGCGGGTCCGGCTCACCACCTCGCCGGGCTTCGACGCCTACGCCTACGCCCAGGTGCGCAGCGTGCAGGCGCTGGCCAGGAACGACTTCGTGCGCCAGAGCCTGGGCCAGGTGCAGGCGCCCACGCTGGTGGTCTTCGGCGAGGAGGATCGGCTCATCCCCAACCCGTTCCTGCACGGCGGCCGCACCCGCGACCTGATGGCGGCCGGCGCGGCGGCCATCCCGGGGGCGGCGCTGGCCGGCCTGCCGGGCTGCGGCCACTCGGTGCAGCTCGACTGCCCGGCGGAGTACGCGGCGGCGGTGGGGCCGTTCCTGGCCGCGCTGCCGGCGCCGTAG
- a CDS encoding HAMP domain-containing protein, translating to MRLSIRLKLILPLVLGLGLIAVATAVLMRFVHERAVDLAALAELEHAAEALEAQEESEVDRLSALGEAIVGDESLAALLERRDRAGLLAEAGPMFRQLRDAHGVTHWYFHPAGEGGVLLRVHRPELFGDAVRRPTFLRAVETGLPTSGREFGRTAFAVRVVRPWRSGGRLIGYLELGSDIHTFLSRLKRVTGDDYGLLLDKRKLEPAAWAAVTGRPERWDERAELVAITSTTGDDALFGSLGRVAELPAAPTLLSRAHDGDRVVARGAFPLRDGSGEVVGGVVVLHEITPLLGGVAELRLRVVILVVLLAAGLAALVVFLLDTLVFDRVDRMSRTLAGLPERLARGDLEPAELSPRQDDELGRVEAFLDQALAAVGAFVAEARRSRPSDGGQQRRSDRDEP from the coding sequence GTGCGCCTCTCCATCCGGCTCAAGCTGATCCTCCCGCTGGTCCTCGGCCTGGGCCTCATCGCGGTGGCCACCGCCGTGCTGATGCGCTTCGTGCACGAGCGGGCGGTGGACCTGGCGGCGCTGGCCGAGCTGGAGCACGCCGCCGAGGCGCTGGAGGCGCAGGAGGAGAGCGAGGTGGACCGGCTCTCGGCGCTCGGCGAGGCCATCGTGGGCGACGAGTCGCTGGCCGCCCTGCTGGAGCGGCGCGACCGGGCCGGGCTGCTGGCCGAGGCCGGTCCCATGTTCCGGCAGCTGCGCGACGCCCACGGCGTCACCCACTGGTACTTCCACCCGGCCGGGGAGGGGGGCGTGCTGCTCAGGGTCCACCGCCCCGAGCTCTTCGGCGACGCGGTGCGGCGCCCCACCTTCCTGCGCGCCGTCGAGACCGGGCTGCCCACCAGCGGCCGGGAGTTCGGGCGCACCGCCTTCGCGGTGCGGGTGGTGCGGCCGTGGCGGTCGGGCGGACGGCTCATCGGCTACCTCGAGCTCGGCAGCGACATCCACACCTTCCTGTCCCGGCTCAAGCGGGTCACCGGCGACGACTACGGACTCCTCCTCGACAAGCGGAAGCTGGAGCCGGCCGCCTGGGCCGCCGTGACCGGCCGGCCGGAGCGCTGGGACGAGCGCGCCGAGCTGGTGGCCATCACCTCCACCACCGGCGATGACGCCCTCTTCGGCAGCCTGGGGCGGGTGGCCGAGCTGCCGGCCGCGCCGACCCTGCTGTCGCGCGCCCACGACGGCGACCGGGTGGTGGCGCGGGGCGCCTTCCCCCTCCGCGACGGGTCGGGCGAGGTGGTGGGCGGCGTGGTGGTGCTGCACGAGATCACGCCGCTGCTCGGCGGCGTGGCCGAGCTCAGGCTGCGGGTGGTGATCCTGGTGGTGCTGCTCGCAGCCGGCCTGGCCGCGCTGGTGGTCTTCCTGCTCGACACGCTGGTCTTCGACCGGGTGGACCGCATGAGCCGGACCCTGGCAGGGCTGCCGGAGCGGCTGGCCCGCGGCGACCTGGAGCCCGCCGAGCTGTCCCCGCGCCAGGACGACGAGCTCGGCCGGGTGGAGGCCTTCCTGGACCAGGCCCTGGCGGCCGTGGGCGCCTTCGTGGCGGAGGCGCGCCGGTCCCGGCCCTCGGACGGCGGCCAGCAGCGCCGCTCGGATCGCGACGAGCCCTGA
- a CDS encoding universal stress protein yields the protein MARADWKKLLCPIDFSDASREALETAAALAKQHGAALTLFHAYPVPGYTFPDGSFVASSKMLEELAEQANRHLAEWKAIAVAAGVPSVESATAVGEPAHEIVTFATEKGMDLVVVGTHGRTGLTHALMGSVAERVVRKAPCPVLTVRPPPT from the coding sequence ATGGCTCGCGCCGACTGGAAGAAGCTCCTCTGCCCCATCGACTTCTCCGACGCCTCGCGGGAGGCGCTGGAGACGGCCGCCGCCCTGGCCAAGCAGCACGGCGCGGCGCTCACCCTGTTCCACGCCTACCCGGTGCCCGGGTACACCTTCCCGGACGGGTCCTTCGTGGCCTCCAGCAAGATGCTGGAGGAGCTGGCCGAGCAGGCCAACCGCCACCTGGCCGAGTGGAAGGCCATCGCCGTGGCGGCCGGCGTCCCCTCGGTGGAGTCGGCCACCGCGGTGGGCGAGCCGGCCCACGAGATCGTCACCTTCGCCACCGAGAAGGGGATGGACCTGGTGGTGGTGGGCACCCACGGGCGCACCGGGCTGACGCACGCCCTGATGGGCTCGGTGGCCGAGCGGGTGGTCCGCAAGGCCCCCTGCCCGGTGCTCACCGTCAGGCCGCCGCCGACGTAG
- a CDS encoding SRPBCC family protein — MAVHVLTCTQLVPRPRPEVFAFFADAHNLERITPPSLHFRILTPAPIELRAGALIDYRLSLLGVPFSWRTEIAEWEPGARFVDRQLRGPYRSWHHTHTFEDAPGGTRMTDRVAYEVPLGPLGEVARLLFVRRQVEAIFDHRRRAVEALFGGATSAAA; from the coding sequence ATGGCCGTCCACGTCCTGACCTGCACCCAGCTCGTCCCCCGGCCCCGCCCGGAGGTCTTCGCCTTCTTCGCCGACGCCCACAACCTGGAGCGGATCACCCCTCCGTCGCTCCACTTCCGCATCCTCACCCCGGCCCCCATCGAGCTCAGGGCCGGCGCGCTCATCGACTACCGGCTCTCGCTGCTGGGGGTGCCCTTCTCCTGGCGCACCGAGATCGCGGAATGGGAGCCCGGCGCGCGCTTCGTGGACCGCCAGCTGCGCGGCCCCTACCGGAGCTGGCACCACACCCACACCTTCGAGGACGCCCCCGGCGGCACGCGCATGACCGACCGGGTGGCCTACGAGGTGCCGCTCGGGCCGCTCGGGGAGGTGGCGCGGCTGCTCTTCGTGCGGCGCCAGGTGGAGGCCATCTTCGACCACCGCCGCCGCGCCGTCGAGGCGCTGTTCGGGGGCGCTACGTCGGCGGCGGCCTGA
- a CDS encoding dihydroorotate dehydrogenase-like protein, producing the protein MADLTTDYLGLTLPSPLVVASSALSNRVENLEAAEGHGAGAVVLRSLFEEQLEATNTVLEEAAARHADSNPEARTYFPPQRVGPHEYLSLVERSKKALDIPVIASLNCCATGSWTGYAKDIASAGADALEVNLYAVEADPLVSSAEVERRYLDIVAGIRAAVKLPIAVKLSPYFTSLGHMAVQLEKTGVQGLVLFNRFLQPDISLERLAPHSVMTLSSPSEALLPLRWMGLLHGRVKLQLAASTGVYDAPGALKQVLAGAQVVQLASALVKNGVPHLGKVLAGMEEWLERRGHANLGEVRGTLSQKEIADPGAFERAQYVHLILSQNI; encoded by the coding sequence ATGGCCGACCTGACGACCGACTACCTGGGCCTCACCCTGCCGAGCCCGCTGGTGGTCGCCTCCTCCGCGCTGTCCAACCGCGTCGAGAACCTCGAGGCGGCGGAGGGGCACGGCGCGGGCGCGGTGGTCCTGCGCTCCCTCTTCGAGGAGCAGCTCGAGGCCACCAACACCGTGCTCGAGGAGGCGGCGGCGCGCCACGCCGACTCCAACCCGGAGGCCCGCACCTACTTCCCGCCCCAGCGCGTCGGCCCGCACGAGTACCTCTCGCTGGTGGAGCGGTCCAAGAAGGCGCTCGACATCCCGGTCATCGCCAGCCTGAACTGCTGCGCCACCGGCAGCTGGACCGGCTACGCCAAGGACATCGCCTCGGCCGGCGCCGACGCCCTGGAGGTGAACCTCTACGCCGTCGAGGCCGACCCGCTGGTGAGCAGCGCCGAGGTGGAGCGCCGCTACCTCGACATCGTGGCCGGCATCCGGGCCGCGGTGAAGCTGCCCATCGCCGTGAAGCTCTCGCCCTACTTCACGTCGCTCGGCCACATGGCGGTGCAGCTGGAGAAGACCGGGGTGCAGGGGCTGGTGCTCTTCAACCGCTTCCTGCAGCCGGACATCTCGCTGGAGCGGCTGGCCCCCCACAGCGTCATGACCCTCTCCTCGCCCTCCGAGGCGCTGCTGCCGCTCCGCTGGATGGGGCTGCTGCACGGGCGGGTCAAGCTCCAGCTGGCCGCCTCCACCGGGGTCTACGACGCCCCCGGGGCGCTCAAGCAGGTGCTGGCGGGCGCCCAGGTGGTGCAGCTGGCCTCGGCGCTGGTGAAGAACGGCGTGCCCCACCTGGGCAAGGTGCTGGCCGGCATGGAGGAGTGGCTGGAGCGGCGCGGCCACGCCAACCTGGGCGAGGTGCGGGGCACCCTCAGCCAGAAGGAGATCGCCGACCCGGGCGCCTTCGAGCGGGCCCAGTACGTCCACCTGATCCTGTCCCAGAACATCTGA
- a CDS encoding rubrerythrin — protein sequence MANLKGSKTHQNLKDAFAGESQANRRYLYFAKVADVEGYPEVAMNFRETAEGETGHAHGHLDFLKAVGDPATGLPIGDSTLNLKAAIHGETHEYTDMYPGMAKTAREEGFGEVADWFETLAKAEKSHAGRFDKMLKTIS from the coding sequence ATGGCAAACCTGAAGGGCAGCAAGACGCACCAGAACCTCAAGGACGCCTTCGCGGGCGAGTCGCAGGCCAACCGCCGCTACCTGTACTTCGCCAAGGTGGCCGACGTGGAGGGCTACCCGGAGGTGGCGATGAACTTCCGCGAGACCGCCGAGGGCGAGACCGGCCACGCGCACGGCCACCTCGACTTCCTCAAGGCGGTGGGTGACCCGGCCACCGGGCTGCCCATCGGCGACAGCACGCTCAACCTCAAGGCCGCCATCCACGGCGAGACCCACGAGTACACCGACATGTACCCGGGCATGGCCAAGACGGCCCGCGAGGAGGGCTTCGGCGAGGTGGCCGACTGGTTCGAGACGCTGGCCAAGGCCGAGAAGTCCCACGCCGGCCGCTTCGACAAGATGCTGAAGACCATCAGCTAG